From the Thomasclavelia ramosa DSM 1402 genome, the window CTTATAAAGAACTATTAGAATATCTTGATATTTTTAAAACAGGAGATATTATTAATATTGAAAATACTAATTATTTAAGTTCATATGCTATTCCAGGAAGATGGAAACATACTATTTTCTATCTAGGAACATATCAGCAGTTTAGTCAGGTTTTTACACCTGAAGATAAATATTATGAGGAAATTAATAAACATTATAAGAATCAAGATGAGGTTTTAGTACTCGACAGTAATTCTACGGGTGTTAAAATACGGACATTTGATCAAATGGCTAATCTTAAAGAAGAATCGTATTTAAAAGCACTTTCCGGCTATCGTTTTAATGAGGATGATAATTTTATTAAGACATATTTAAGTCGGGCGTTAGATTATTTGGGAACACCGTATGATTACAGCATGACAACTTATGATGATAAAGCTTTATATTGTAGTGAATTAGTTTATTATGCACTACTAGCTAATAATATAGAAGTGACTAAAACGAGCAGTATTGTCGAACATGTTGTAATTACCCCAACAGATTTAAGTGATTTTTTAGAAACATTAGAAGATATTGACCATGTATATTTGCTTGAAAAAGAAGATAATTGGATAAATGATGCGATAAATGACTAGTTTTTGCTTTATTTTACTTGTATTCCTACTTTAATACTAGTATTATATAAACGAGGTGAACATCATGAAAATTTCAACCAAAGGGCGTTATGCAATTAGAGTTATCCTTGATATTGCGATGCACGATGATGGTAAATATATTCCACTGAAAGATATTGCTAAAAGACAAGATCTGACGGTTAAGTATTTAGAACAAATAATTTCATTACTAAATAAAGCGGGCTATTTACAAAGTCTTCGTGGTAATGCTGGAGGTTATCGCTTATCAAAAAAACCTGAAGAATGTATAATTGGTGATATTCTAAGAATTACAGAAGGTGATTTAGCTCCAATTCCCTGCTTGAAAGATGAAATTAATAATTGCAGTCGTGCCAATGAATGTATTACATTACCGTTTTGGCAAGGATTAGATAAAGTGATTAAAGACTATGTTGAAAGTGTAACTATTCAAGATTTAATCGATCATGCAAATATGCAAGTGAATAATTATTCAATATAAAAAGCCGTAAGGCTTTTTTATTATATAACTATTGACATAAATTTGCTCTCAAGGTATAATCATATTAATCCGATAGGAAAAGAGGGAACTATAATGAATGAGCTAATTTTTTATAAAAATAGAGGCTGTTGTTAATAATAGATTTGATTAGATAAAGAAAATGGAGGAAATAGTAATGACTTATAATAATCATATTAGTGAATTAGTAGGAAATACCCCAATTTTAAAATTAAACAATTATGTTACAAAAAATCAATTAAAAGCAAATATTTTTGCTAAACTAGAATATTTTAATCCCGCAGGAAGTGTTAAGGATCGAATTGCTAAAGCCATGTTATTTAAAGCTAAAGAAGATGGAATTTTAAAACCGGATTCTGTAATCATTGAACCAACGAGCGGTAATACTGGAATTGGATTAGCTTCTCTAGGAACATCCTTAGGACACCAAGTAATTTTAACTATGCCAGAGACAATGTCGATTGAACGGCGAAATTTATTAAAAGCCTATGGAGCTAAAGTAGTTTTAACTCCAGGAGGACTAGGCATGAAGGGAGCAATTGCCAAAGCAGAAGAATTGGCCAAAGAATACAAAAATGCGTTTATTCCTAGTCAATTTGAAAATCAAGCAAATCCAAATGCACATTATCTAACAACAGGTCCTGAAATCTACCAGCAGCTAGAAGGTAAGATAGATATCTTTGTCGCTGGTGTTGGAACTGGAGGAACAATTAGTGGAATTGGAAAATATTTAAAAGAAAAAAATCCTAGTATTAAGGTTGTAGCAATTGAACCTGCTGCCTCACCAGTTTTATCTAAAGGAACTCCAGGACCACATGCAATTCAAGGGATTGGTGCAGGTTTTGTTCCTAATACCTTAAATACTGATATTTATGATGAAATTATTACAATTGAAAATGAAGCAGCCTTTGCTACTAGCCGTGCAATTGCTAGAGAAGAAGGAGTGTTAGTAGGTATTTCTTCTGGTGCAGCACTTTATGGAGCAACAGTATTAGCGAAAAGAATTGAAAATGCTGGCAAAAACATTGTTGTGTTGTTACCAGATACTGGTGAACGCTATTTATCAACTGCATTAGTTGAACAAGATTAATAATATGGATACTGTCTTTAGGGACAGTATCTTTTTCTAACTACAAAAATAATTTTTAATTATAATTATATTTTAAAAGTCTATCATAAAAATATGAGTGTTTGTTATGCAACTAGGATAAACAACTAATAATTTAAAGTTTAATAATGAGATTCACTATTTAAAAATATAAATAGACGGGAAGAAGAGCAGAGAAAGATGATTAGTTGTAATGAGGTGATTGTAGTCAATATCAATATTAGCCAAAAAGATTGTCCAAAATATCTTTAAATTATGGACAATCTTTTTTTTGTTATAGTATACAAAAAAGTACTTGGAATATTTGTAATTGATATCTTAATAAACAGAAATTATATCATTGAGGTGATATGATAAGTTGTCTTGTATGGACGAGCTTAAACAAAAAAGTTCAGTTAAAATCCTGTTGATTTGAAAAAGTAATTAGTACAGTTAAAAAGAATAAATCAAAATTAAAGTTATAGAGGATAATGTATTGGTTATTATAATAATAAGATATCATTCTACATTCTCACTGGACATTTAGGAAAATAAAAAACATAGTCTGAAGAGCATTGTGTAAAATACTTTTAATGCTACTCAATTGCTATGCCTTTTATTCAAATAATGTTGTTGATAAGTAACGTTCTCCAGTATCTGGCAGTAGAACAACGATGTTTTTATTTTTATCTGTTATTTTAGTTGCTCCATGCAGGGCAGCTCCAGCAGTTATTCCAACTAGTAGGCCTTCTTTTTTTGCTAATATTCGTGCAGCCTCATAAGCATCATCCGTAGAAACTGTTATCACTTCGTCGACTAGATCCAAATCGAGAATTTTAGGAATAAAATTTGCTCCAATTCCTTGCAAATCATGCGCTCCAGCTTTTCCTTTAGTGATTAATGGAGAATCTTTTGGTTCGATTCCAATAATTTTAATATCAGGATATTTCTTTTTTAATATCCGAGCAATTCCTGTAATTGTCCCTCCAGTACCAATTCCGGCAACAAAATAGTCAATATTATCATCAAAATCATCAATAATTTCTAATGCCGTTGTTTCTTCATGGGCTAAGGGATTACTTGGATTAACAAATTGACCTGGAATATAGCTATTTTCAATCTTATTAGCAAGTTCGTTAGCTTTATCGACTGATCCTTGCATTCCTTTTTCTCCAGCCGTTAATACGATTTTAGCTCCGTAAGCTTTTAATAATTTTTGACGTTCTAATGACATAGTTTCAGGCATCGTCAAAATTAATTCATTACCATAGATAGCACACGCAATTGCTAGACCAATGCCAGTATTACCACTAGTAGGTTCAATAATCGTAGTTTTTTTATTGATTAGTTGATCCTCATAAGCCTGTTCAATTAATTTAAGACCAACACGATCTTTAACACTGCCACCAGGATTAAAGAATTCTACTTTGGCAAATATTTTGTTGTTTACTTCACATGCTTTTTTAAAGCGGTCAATTTGAATTAATGGAGTTTTTCCAATTGTATCCAAAACACTTTTTTTAATAGTCATATTAAATTCACATCCTTTTTCTTTTTATATCACATATTGAAGTGTAAGTGATATAAAAATTATAATTTTATTTAGTTGTCTTTATTAAAATAGTAATTTATAATACTTTTAAAGGGGACTGTTTATGAAGGATTATAAATATTTAGAAGTTTATCAAACTATTGTTGATGATATTGAAAATGGTTATTTAAAATATAATGATAAAATACCATCAATTCGTAAAATGGCAAAACAATTAGATGTAAGCAGAACTACGGTTGAAAGTGCATATTTACAATTATTAGTCGAGGGTTATATTTACGCAAAAGAAAAAGTAGGATATTATGTGGATGTGCAATTTAGTAATCAAATTAAAAATAAAAAGAATCCAAAAGTAATTACAAAAATTGATAGTCACCATTATCGATATGATTTTAGTGGACGTCTTGTTGATGTGGAAAGCTTTAATTTAGATACTTGGAAAAAGTATATTAAAAAAGCATTAAATCAAAGTGAAGATTTAATGAGTTATGGAGAACCATTAGGGGAAATGCCTTTAAGAGTAGCTTTGCAGGAATATAGCCATGAATACCGTGGAGTTCGGCATCCTGTAAATAATTATATTATTGGTGCGGGATTTCAAATTCTTCTTTATCATGTTTGTAGTCTTTTTGGTAAAGATAATATAGTCGGAATTGAGGAAGGAGGATTCAAACAGGCAGAGGCCGTTTTTCATGATTGTCATATGCAGGTAGTTAAGTTACCGGTTGATGAAGAAGGCATTACTTTAGAGGGATTAAGACAAGCTAATTTAAAATTATTATATTTAAATAGTTCTTCTGGAGGGTATCATGGTCATCCTATCAAACAACAGCGTCGTTTAGAAATCATTGAATATGCGAGAGCTAATCAAGTCTATATTATTGAAGATGATCATAATGGAGAATTGAAATTTAACACTAAACCAATCGATGCAATGTCAAAACTAGACAATGACCACATTATTTACATTGGTTCATTTTCAAAATTATTACTACCTTCAATAAGAATTAGTTATATGGCATTACCAAACCAATTAGTTCAGTTATTTTATGAAAAGTCTCGAGATTATCATCAGACTGCATCAAAATTAGAACAGCTGGCTTTAGCTATGTATGTTGAAGATGGACAGTTAGCACGACATTTAAAGCGATTAAGAAAACATTACCGCAATAAAAGTACTCATTTGTTACAAAAGCTTCGAACTACTTTTCCTCAACATAAATTCGAATTATATGAAACCTCATTAAAAATCACAATGGCAATTAAGGCTGATTTGGTTGATCAATATATTGCTTTAGCAAAACAAAATGATATTTTAGTTAATAAAAATAGTAATAATCAGATTACTTTATCTTTTTCAGGAATCTTAGATCAAGATATTGATGAAGCAGTTGATAGATTAAAAGAAATTTGGATAAATTAAAAACAGTGCATTGCACTGTTTATTTATTAAGATGTTTACAGCTGTAATAAGCAGGAATACCGTTTAAATAATTAATATGTACTTCACCTTGAATTAACGGATACAAGTAATCATATAATTCTTGGGTAATATCATTTCCAGCTTCATTAATCCAGGCAGTTGGAATTTTTTGTTCTAAGTTAGCTACTTTTCTTACATCAGTTGAAATATAATCAATTTCATAAGGGGTATTTGAAATTCGTTTAAATCCCATTACTTGGCCGGATTTTCCAGTTAACGCAGTTTCTATTGCTTTTTGTCCAACTACAAATGACTCATTTAAATCTGTTTTACTCCCAATATGCATAGCACATCGTTGTAAGACGTTTAATTCAATACTTCTAACTTTACATTGAAATTCTTTGAAAACTAATGATTCTAGCATTTTTCCAGTTCCTGAATGAAGTACATGACCAAAAGCGTCTTTTTTAGCATATT encodes:
- a CDS encoding YiiX/YebB-like N1pC/P60 family cysteine hydrolase, which codes for MKKFLVGIVIIIIASIGFNLKPDKRDQAVVVQEEPVVKKEEVITYKELLEYLDIFKTGDIINIENTNYLSSYAIPGRWKHTIFYLGTYQQFSQVFTPEDKYYEEINKHYKNQDEVLVLDSNSTGVKIRTFDQMANLKEESYLKALSGYRFNEDDNFIKTYLSRALDYLGTPYDYSMTTYDDKALYCSELVYYALLANNIEVTKTSSIVEHVVITPTDLSDFLETLEDIDHVYLLEKEDNWINDAIND
- a CDS encoding RrF2 family transcriptional regulator, whose translation is MKISTKGRYAIRVILDIAMHDDGKYIPLKDIAKRQDLTVKYLEQIISLLNKAGYLQSLRGNAGGYRLSKKPEECIIGDILRITEGDLAPIPCLKDEINNCSRANECITLPFWQGLDKVIKDYVESVTIQDLIDHANMQVNNYSI
- the cysK gene encoding cysteine synthase A, with the translated sequence MTYNNHISELVGNTPILKLNNYVTKNQLKANIFAKLEYFNPAGSVKDRIAKAMLFKAKEDGILKPDSVIIEPTSGNTGIGLASLGTSLGHQVILTMPETMSIERRNLLKAYGAKVVLTPGGLGMKGAIAKAEELAKEYKNAFIPSQFENQANPNAHYLTTGPEIYQQLEGKIDIFVAGVGTGGTISGIGKYLKEKNPSIKVVAIEPAASPVLSKGTPGPHAIQGIGAGFVPNTLNTDIYDEIITIENEAAFATSRAIAREEGVLVGISSGAALYGATVLAKRIENAGKNIVVLLPDTGERYLSTALVEQD
- the cysK gene encoding cysteine synthase A — its product is MTIKKSVLDTIGKTPLIQIDRFKKACEVNNKIFAKVEFFNPGGSVKDRVGLKLIEQAYEDQLINKKTTIIEPTSGNTGIGLAIACAIYGNELILTMPETMSLERQKLLKAYGAKIVLTAGEKGMQGSVDKANELANKIENSYIPGQFVNPSNPLAHEETTALEIIDDFDDNIDYFVAGIGTGGTITGIARILKKKYPDIKIIGIEPKDSPLITKGKAGAHDLQGIGANFIPKILDLDLVDEVITVSTDDAYEAARILAKKEGLLVGITAGAALHGATKITDKNKNIVVLLPDTGERYLSTTLFE
- a CDS encoding PLP-dependent aminotransferase family protein, producing MKDYKYLEVYQTIVDDIENGYLKYNDKIPSIRKMAKQLDVSRTTVESAYLQLLVEGYIYAKEKVGYYVDVQFSNQIKNKKNPKVITKIDSHHYRYDFSGRLVDVESFNLDTWKKYIKKALNQSEDLMSYGEPLGEMPLRVALQEYSHEYRGVRHPVNNYIIGAGFQILLYHVCSLFGKDNIVGIEEGGFKQAEAVFHDCHMQVVKLPVDEEGITLEGLRQANLKLLYLNSSSGGYHGHPIKQQRRLEIIEYARANQVYIIEDDHNGELKFNTKPIDAMSKLDNDHIIYIGSFSKLLLPSIRISYMALPNQLVQLFYEKSRDYHQTASKLEQLALAMYVEDGQLARHLKRLRKHYRNKSTHLLQKLRTTFPQHKFELYETSLKITMAIKADLVDQYIALAKQNDILVNKNSNNQITLSFSGILDQDIDEAVDRLKEIWIN